The following coding sequences are from one Diadema setosum chromosome 9, eeDiaSeto1, whole genome shotgun sequence window:
- the LOC140233393 gene encoding uncharacterized protein — MSETGEDGAQGKNVDNSFFFWTPAEAEEKQVLQIGVSACGATGVMNVLCDLVSSSSCLWSVCLICHLESYAVKTASLSQDLAAGSVLKLPNAVEDVCKHVQTRLRAQDAAIPEYLHSRSVAGTTHEDLITGLDGSTQSKVFARFFSFYPHRDVDLSDWLRSWMKRDVVPVATLNLQRAVPEGYEIPDAWHHQMIYGVDDKKVYMCNPLISEPIASIKEQLFSPSELLIRRDDIMKRYSPDVDLRLIEAHHDVRWREMKVVDQVYNVIDEEIAIPLPPSEMLRILKQHLFTRHVKIPAAYQSGITLCVRTDNQASYDALRNAPDLPLLDVTLDDKAMARSETVCDDVQEK, encoded by the exons ATGTCTGAAACAGGCGAGGATGGTGCTCAAGGAAAAAATGTTGataattctttcttcttctggaCGCCTGCTGAAGCTGAAGAGAAACAGGTGTTGCAGATTGGAGTGTCTGCGTGTGGTGCTACAGGCGTTATGAATGTTCTG TGTGATTTggtgtcttcttcttcttgcttgtggtctgtctgtctgatcTGTCATCTTGAGTCTTATGCAGTGAAGACTGCGTCCCTCAGCCAGGACCTGGCAGCAGGG AGTGTGTTAAAGCTCCCGAATGCAGTGGAAGACGTCTGCAAACATGTTCAGACACGTCTAAGAGCACAAGATGCTGCGATCCCCGAGTATCTGCACTCCAGGAGTGTTGCAGGCACCACCCATGAGGATCTGATAACTGGTCTGGATGGCAGCACACAATCAAAGGTCTTTGCAAGGTTCTTTTCCTTCTATCCCCATAGAGATGTGGACTTGTCTGACTGGCTCAGAAGCTGGATGAAAAGAG ATGTGGTTCCAGTGGCAACTCTGAACTTACAGCGGGCAGTGCCAGAAGGTTATGAGATCCCCGATGCCTGGCACCATCAGATGATTTATGGTGTAGATGATAAAAAGGTGTACATGTGCAATCCACTCATCTCTGAACCCATAGCCAGCATCAAGGAGCAGCTTTTCAGTCCTTCTGAACTCTTG ATAAGGCGAGATGACATCATGAAGAGATATTCACCAGACGTGGACCTTAGGTTGATTGAAGCCCACCATGATGTGAGATGGCGAGAGATGAAAGTTGTGG ACCAAGTCTACAACGTGATTGATGAAGAGATAGCCATCCCATTGCCACCATCAGAAATGTTGAGAATCTTAAAGCAACACTTGTTCACCAGACATGTCAAGATTCCTGCTGCCTACCAGTCTGGCATCACATTGTGTGTGAGGACAGACAATCAAGCCAGCTATGATGCCCTGAGAAATGCACCAGACTTACCTCTTCTTGATGTGACACTGGACGACAAGGCAATGGCTAGGAGTGAAACTGTGTGTGATGACgtgcaagaaaaataa